The Colletotrichum higginsianum IMI 349063 chromosome 2, whole genome shotgun sequence genome has a segment encoding these proteins:
- a CDS encoding Alkaline proteinase → MLFRSPLWSFVFLFLSNRVLTLTYQDGSQSLVHNIPTLSPSASIARPTPYVILMTRSVTREQIQDLNNTLSTHATPGSLEGKSSTHTGLIVFFKAAISSIQANAIKKLPGVAAVTPDLMLEEEQPPPLSAPPSLTPRQTSPKDGSGSTLTNIRNPANVRLQTVAPTELKVISQPPGSVRAADLPGFGYASEAGRGVTIYVIDTGANAQNPEWKDMTGSKRFMYLPEAEETMTDGHKSGHGSCVSSKATGSLFGTAKDADIVMLKVPKELPWTSAILAALVDISDDVERKGIKGKAVVNISLGQRKSRKVPLSVTATILPPPCPPN, encoded by the exons ATGCTCTTTAGAAGCCCCCTCTGGAGTTTTGTCTTCCTATTTCTAAGTAATAGAGTCCTTACTCTTACCTATCAGGATGGATCACAGAGCCTAGTACACAATATACCTACTCTATCGCCTTCGGCATCCATCGCAAGGCCTACTCCATATGTCATCCTTATGACACGGAGCGTCACCAGGGAGCAGATCCAGGACCTTAACAACACACTCTCAACACACGCTACCCCAGGGTCCCTGGAGGGGAAATCCAGCACACACACCGGCCTAatcgtcttcttcaaggcGGCCATCAGCTCCATCCAGGCCAACGCCATTAAGAAGCTTCCTGGC GTTGCTGCTGTGACCCCTGACTTGATGCTCGAAGAAGAACAACCGCCCCCCTTGTCGGCGCCACCGTCGTTGACCCCTCGCCAAACGTCACCCAAAGATGGGTCCGGCTCGACGCTGACGAACATCCGGAACCCGGCCAACGTTCGCCTCCAGACGGTGGCCCCCACAGAGCTTAAAGTCATTTCGCAGCCCCCTGGCTCGGTGCGCGCCGCTGATCTCCCCGGCTTTGGGTACGCCTCTGAGGCAGGTAGAGGGGTGACGATCTACGTGATTGACACTGGCGCTAACGCTCAGAATCCA GAATGGAAAGACATGACTGGGAGCAAGAGATTTATGTACCTGCCTGAAGCTGAGGAGACGATGACGGACGGACATAAATCAGGCCACGGCTCCTGCGTGTCGTCCAAGGCGACAGGTTCATTATTTGGTACCGCTAAGGACGCTGACATCGTCATGCTCAAGGTGCCTAAAGAGTTACCATGGACATCCGCCATCTTGGCAGCGCTTGTGGATATTAGCGACGATGTTGAACGCAAGGGAATCAAAGGCAAGGCTGTAGTTAATATATCCTTAGGGCAGCGTAAGTCTAGAAAAGTCCCTCTCAGTGTAACTGCTACTATTCTaccccccccttgccctcctAACTAG
- a CDS encoding Haloacid dehalogenase-like hydrolase yields MASHEKDFPAIRACIFDMDGLLINSEDIITLCTNHVLEKHGRPAFTQSIRAQLMGVPDSTNGDVFHNWAKLPVTRQQFAHELKEQLRLHFPECKPLPGAEELLSNLSRAHSASSGERIQLALASSTKTDTYKLKTCRPETKRLLDNFQADRRILGDDPRVRQGRGKPAPDIYLLALESINSVACSGQRSIQPNECLVFEDSVAGVEAGRRAGMRVVWVPHRDVAAEYEAREKDVLAARSGMFGLGDDGQLGETDDGWAESMPSLGHFDYKKYGINMSS; encoded by the exons ATGGCTTCCCACGAGAAAGA CTTTCCCGCAATTCGCGCTTGCATTTTCGACATGGACGGACTGCTTATCAACTCTGAAGACATAATCACATTATGCACGAACCATGTTCTTGAAAAACATGGAAGGCCGGCCTTTACTCAGTCAATTAGAGCCCAACTCATGGGCGTCCCGGACTCGACAAACGGCGATGTATTCCACAACTGGGCAAAATTACCTGTAACCCGCCAGCAATTCGCTCATGAATTGAAAGAACAATTGCGACTTCACTTTCCGGAGTGCAAGCCGCTTCCTGGCGCGGAAGAGCTGTTGTCCAATCTCAGTCGTGCGCACAGTGCTTCGTCTGGGGAAAGAATTCAGCTGGCATTGGCATCCAGCACCAAGACTGATACCTATAAGCTAAAAACTTGTAGACCGGAGACGAAACGGCTGCTTGACAACTTCCAGGCCGATAGGCGGATCTTGGGTGACGATCCGAGAGTACGACAGGGCCGAGGGAAGCCAGCCCCTGACATATACCTACTTGCGCTAGAGTCTATCAACTCAGTGGCATGCTCTGGCCAGAGATCAATACAACCTAACGAGTGTTTGGTGTTTGAAGACAGTGTGGCTGGGGTAGAAGCGGGAAGACGCGCCGGGATGAGAGTTGTTTGGGTGCCGCATCGGGATGTGGCGGCTGAATATGAAGCAAGAGAAAAAGACGTGCTGGCTGCGAGGTCGGGAATGTTCGGGCTCGGAGATGATGGGCAGCTAGGGGAGACTGATGATGGCTGGGCCGAAAGCATGCCGAGCCTGGGACATTTTGATTACAAGAAGTACGGAATCAACATGTCATCCTGA
- a CDS encoding Protein kinase, whose product MLVRDRLRALIEEYEDKIQECTMSVEGMSIATQWAQGGTNVDIATATGRDSRQMRSIALLTMIFLPGTFFATLFSMTFFNWSPDDDSKSLVSGYIWIYVTGVFTATTLFLRWYFLSRRRHCRP is encoded by the exons ATGCTGGTTCGAGATCGCCTTCGTGCACTGATTGAGGAGTACGAGGACAAGATTCAAGAATGCACCATGAGCGTGGAAGGGATGAGTATTGCAACGCAATGG GCACAAGGCGGCACAAACGTGGATATTGCCACAGCGACTGGGAGAGATTCTAGGCAAATGCGATCCATCGCCCTATTGACCATGATATTCTTGCCAGGAACATTCTTTGCG ACACTTTTCTCCATGACCTTTTTCAACTGGTCGCCGGACGATGACAGTAAGTCACTGGTTTCAGGCTACATCTGGATATATGTTACTGGCGTCTTCACGGCAACCACGCTCTTTCTTCGGTGGTACTTTCTgtcccgtcgtcgccattgCAGACCTTGA
- a CDS encoding Tetratricopeptide repeat domain-containing protein produces the protein MASPANFVSNGRLQVLQEPVDASQDGVDIILVPGTGTAPPENWPFASRKWLGTLPGSGAGARILAYKYASPLTGTKPSWESILMLGYDLLQQLSDEQFRSASDPTANKPILMVCHSLGGVIVKQALCVANKQFPRYGPTVNAIAGILFLSTPHRYGDKTTSLTRFRDILEATSGKPFKIPNANVEEEGAVLIDLADRFEGISFRTPILSVYELRETKNNSTPLRSKYQFVSREACLTHAPLETVIGLNLDHHETCLFTKSRGAEGLTELNKFIHNTMLDAKHLVALRLKDLTNCSMMLMVLEEYQYATTSAYSPTMIELQELTEQPSNRATEGTSSSEFELVHPVPTYAETQKRLHLPCFLLNTHAANEEFCGREDVLKRLAAELLPSKNAVTASNTSLRQFALCGFGGIGKTEIAREFARRHKDSFDAVFWVVADEVAKLDHHYQQISLALGLENPSECKSQVVSRETVKGWLSNPQKHLSGSDEVVQPGQARSEATWLLVFDNADDPMMLADYWPQGSGSILITSRDPLAKSIFTRTPSGLDLGPLTRQEILYLFHHLTTAFDDPEEDTARQISDAFGGVPLAISQMAGIIRRQDLTLSEFFELYKDHEEHASLYETKFDTNLVTYRHSLSTVWAFEKLKPQARQLLELISFLDPDAIAEDLLMQAWVEVLSNNGPPFKKSQYIEARADLLQSSLVQRDKSRQQISVHRIVQDAIFATMDIAKKRSIFGKIVRVLWAEWPSAMPKPSKEPELPQPKSNGGRLNIGRWPVCAASYPHVLKMHQLWPAIADPSEATRLHFAKLLNEAAWYQKERGWTKNFDGFFETARKIGEASAHADRDSLLADIYFCLGSIAMDASDFDTSRIYKERSFDLVSQICKSLGTADERLYLAYAERGISRIQDERYEEGEADLKEALRIRKALGNYVPRSGEANLSWALLAQGKLEECNALLLESLAGRERSLGKDDRESVRTGLILYALGNLRAAQGQWNESFEYHQRAWRQIRATVGDKDFYTATITHKIAEHLTRQCRSEEAIDMFNMALNIWSVDPNARKNEIARTTFFKGKVFEATGKAQKASISLKVASRLRKEIVDDDRDVSSLTTRDFDGIVSFWAR, from the exons ATGGCTAGTCCAGCGAACTTCGTGAGCAATGGCCGTCTTCAAGTCCTGCAGGAGCCAGTCGATGCTTCTCAGGATGGCGTAGA CATCATCCTTGTTCCCGGCACTGGAACTGCCCCGCCAGAGAACTGGCCGTTTGCAAGCCGAAAATGGCTCGGGACTCTACCCGGCTCTGGTGCTGGGGCACGCATTCTTGCGTACAAGTATGCTTCGCCACTTACAGGCACGAAACCTTCGTGGGAATCAATCCTGATGCTAGGTTATGACCTCCTCCAACAATTGAGTGACGAGCAATTTCGATCTGCCTCAGATCCA ACCGCCAACAAGCCAATCTTAATGGTCTGCCATAGCTTGGGTGGCGTAATAGTCAAACAAGCCTTGTGCGTTGCAAACAAACAGTTTCCTCGGTATGGACCAACTGTCAATGCCATAGCTGGCATTCTCTTCCTCAGCACTCCACATCGCTATGGCGACAAAACTACAAGTTTGACACGGTTTCGAGACATCCTGGAAGCTACCAGCGGTAAACCCTTCAAGATTCCAAATGCcaacgtcgaggaagaaggcgccgTTTTGATCGACCTTGCGGATAGATTCGAAGGCATCTCGTTCCGCACACCCATATTGTCTGTCTATGAACTGAGGGAGACCAAAAACAATTCAACACCATTGCGCTCGAAATACCAA TTTGTCTCCCGCGAAGCGTGTTTGACCCACGCTCCATTGGAGACAGTTATTGGACTCAATCTCGATCATCACGAGACCTGTCTCTTCACCAAGAGCAGGGGGGCCGAAGGCTTGACAGAGCTCAACAAATTTATCCACAACACTATGCTTGACGCTAAGCATCTTGTTGCACTTCGGCTCAAGGATC TTACAAACTGCAgcatgatgctgatggtTCTAGAGGAATACCAGTACGCAACGACAAGCGCTTACTCGCCCACGATGA TTGAGCTGCAGGAACTCACCGAACAGCCCTCGAATAGAGCAACAGAGGGAACATCTTCCTCGGAATTCGAGTTGGTGCATCCTGTACCAACATATGCTGAGACTCAGAAGCGCCTTCACTTGCCCTGCTTTCTCCTCAACACACATGCAGCAAATGAGGAGTTTTGCGGCCGTGAAGATGTCCTGAAGCGCTTAGCAGCTGAACTCTTGCCCTCAAAGAATGCAGTGACAGCATCAAACACTTCCCTGCGACAATTCGCACTTTGCGGGTTTGGCGGGATTGGAAAGACGGAAATCGCCCGCGAGTTCGCTCGACGCCACAAAGATTCCTTCGACGCGGTATTCTGGGTGGTTGCGGATGAGGTTGCCAAACTTGACCATCATTACCAGCAAATTTCATTGGCACTAGGACTGGAAAATCCATCAGAGTGTAAAAGCCAAGTCGTCAGCAGAGAGACTGTGAAGGGGTGGCTTTCCAACCCTCAAAAGCATCTATCGGGGTCGGACGAGGTTGTTCAACCCGGTCAAGCTAGGTCAGAAGCGACATGGCTGCTTGTTTTCGACAACGCAGATGACCCAATGATGCTGGCGGACTACTGGCCTCAGGGCAGTGGATCCATTCTCATCACCAGCCGCGATCCACTGGCTAAAAGCATCTTCACGAGAACGCCTTctggccttgaccttggTCCACTCACACGACAAGAGATTCTGTATCTATTCCACCATCTCACCACGGCTTTTGACGACCCAGAAGAAGACACAGCACGACAAATCTCCGATGCATTTGGTGGTGTTCCTCTGGCCATTTCCCAGATGGCAGGTATCATCCGTCGACAGGACCTCACTTTATCCGAGTTCTTCGAGCTATACAAGGATCATGAAGAACATGCCAGCCTTTACGAGACAAAGTTTGATACCAATTTGGTCACATATCGGCATTCTCTATCCACTGTTTGGGCATTCGAAAAGCTGAAACCCCAAGCACGACAGCTGTTGGAGCTGATATCTTTTCTTGATCCAGATGCCATTGCAGAAGATTTGTTAATGCAGGCATGGGTCGAAGTGCTCTCCAATAATGGTCCTCCATTCAAGAAGAGTCAATACATTGAGGCCCGAGCTGATCTACTTCAGTCCTCTCTGGTACAAAGAGACAAGTCACGGCAGCAGATATCGGTTCATCGCATAGTCCAAGATGCGATCTTTGCAACGATGGACATCGCGAAGAAACGGTCCATATTCGGCAAAATCGTCAGGGTTCTTTGGGCAGAGTGGCCCTCGGCCATGCCCAAACCATCAAAGGAACCAGAGCTGCCCCAGCCCAAATCAAATGGCGGCAGGCTAAATATTGGAAGGTGGCCTGTTTGTGCGGCGAGTTACCCTCACGTCCTCAAAATGCACCAGCTCTGGCCAGCCATTGCAGATCCATCGGAGGCAACCAGGCTGCATTTCGCGAAGCTATTGAATGAAGCTGCGTG GTATCAAAAAGAGCGTGGATGGACGAAAAACTTTGATGGCTTCTTCGAGACTGCACGTAAGATCGGCGAGGCCTCAGCACACGCAGATCGGGATTCTTTACTTGCAGACATCTACTTCTGCTTGGGATCTATTGCTATGGATGCAAGCGACTTCGACACGAGCCGCATATATAAAGAACGGTCTTTTGACCTGGTTTCTCAAATTTGTAAAAGTTTGGGAACTGCAGACGAGCGACTTTACCTCGCCTATGCAGAGCGAGGGATCTCAAGAATTCAGGATGAACGGTACGAGGAGGGTGAAGCCGATCTCAAGGAAGCGTTGCGGATTCGCAAAGCTCTTGGCAACTACGTGCCCCGGTCGGGTGAGGCTAATCTGAGCTGGGCTCTTCTTGCCCAAGGTAAGCTTGAAGAATGCAATGCACTTCTTCTGGAAAGTTTGGCTGGCAGAGAAAGATCCCTGGGCAAAGATGACAGAGAGTCTGTCAGGACTGGACTCATTCTCTATGCTCTTGGCAACCTCCGAGCTGCGCAAGGCCAATGGAACGAGAGCTTTGAATACCACCAGAGAGCATGGCGCCAAATTCGCGCAACAGTGGGCGACAAAGATTTTTACACTGCAACTATCACCCATAAAATTGCTGAGCACCTTACACGACAATGTCGGAGCGAAGAGGCAAT TGATATGTTTAACATGGCGCTGAACATTTGGTCAGTGGATCCGAACGCTCGCAAGAACGAGATTGCTCGCACTACTTTCTTCAAGGGCAAAGTCTTCGAGGCCACAGGCAAGGCGCAAAAGGCTTCCATTTCCCTCAAAGTTGCCAGTCGTCTAAGGAAAGAGATAGTCGATGATGATCGGGATGTGAGCAGCTTGACGACGAGGGACTTTGATGGGATCGTTTCTTTCTGGGCGCGTTGA
- a CDS encoding Alkaline proteinase gives MKDESTVEAYKHLLITLMRKDVVVVTASGNSREWFNKLSEHPALFSYDTDLIVVGAIDNDGSRADYSQGTIEELTTSAPGDVMCASSTSLGWVKKSGTSFAVPAVVGVIAVWLSQDEYAAELQVPGKVAAKVKAKVKKYSYPRVEGGPPVIWNGIDPRELVCKSPKRPGCRMSLDSPASARPPQPPKPQWSKKPQGFRRVFEQDGVIGRGYVERWNSSDFDIKDNIEQWCLDRCRGKCASVFLYRVLQFSSWEYNESFICNTYHSKWSKKFVGSASTSADAGIAFK, from the exons ATGAAAGATGAGTCTACTGTAGAGGCCTATAAACACTTACTTATTACCCTTATGCGTAAAGACGTTGTCGTCGTTACAGCGTCAGGTAATTCAAGA GAATGGTTTAACAAACTGTCAGAGCACCCAGCCCTCTTCAGCTATGATACAGACCTTATTGTTGTTGGCGCCATTGACAACGATGGTTCCCGCGCCGATTACTCCCAGGGCACTATTGAAGAGCTGACTACATCAGCCCCAGGCGATGTTATGTGCGCCTCAAGTACATCTTTAGGCTGGGTAAAGAAATCTGGAACTTCCTTTG CCGTCCCTGCCGTTGTAGGCGTTATTGCCGTCTGGCTCTCCCAGGACGAATatgccgccgagctccaGGTTCCTGGCAAGGTCGCCGCTAAGGTCAAAGCCAAAGTCAAGAAATATTCGTACCCgcgcgtcgagggcgggCCACCTGTGATCTGGAACGGCATTGACCCGCGTGAACTAGTTTGCAAATCGCCAAAAAGGCCGGGCTGCCGAATGTCCCTGGATTCCCCCGCCTCAGCTCGGCCTCCGCAGCCCCCTAAACCCCAATGGAGCAAGAAGCCGCAGGGATTCCGCAGGGTATTTGAACAGGACGGTGTCATAGGACGCGGCTACGTCGAACGCTGGAACAGCTCAGATTTCGATATCAAGGACAACATCGAGCAGTGGTGCCTAGACAGATGTAGAG GCAAGTGCGCCTCTGTCTTCCTCTACCGGGTCCTGCAGTTTAGTAGCTGGGAGTATAATGAGTCTTTTATCTGCAACAC GTACCACTCAAAGTGGTCAAAAAAATTTGTAGGATCCGCCTCAACAAGCGCCGACGCAGGAATCGCTTTCAAGTAA